One region of Candidatus Methylomirabilis sp. genomic DNA includes:
- the ald gene encoding alanine dehydrogenase, whose amino-acid sequence MVIGVPKEIKEAESRVAIIPAGVQALRAHGHRVLVQRGAGVGSGLPDEAYARAGAELVDDPSTIYGGADLIYKVKEPIPPECEMLREGQVLFTFLHLAPAPELTKRLLARRVVAVAYETVQTPDGRKPLLEPMSEIAGRMAVHIGAHYLATPHGGRGVLIGGVPGVPPATVVILGGGTVGANAAKVAAGMGAWVYLLDVDQARMRYLDEILPENVTTLISNSMSIEECVRRADILIGAVYISGARAPKLVTREMVTLMKPGSVIVDVAIDQGGCIETSRSTSHSDPVYVVDGILHYCVANMPGAFARTSTFALTNVTLPYALRLADSGWRRAVLECPQLSLGLNIALGHVTHPAVADAHGLAYLPPLEAAKA is encoded by the coding sequence ATGGTCATCGGAGTTCCGAAAGAGATCAAAGAAGCTGAGAGCCGGGTAGCGATCATACCGGCCGGCGTGCAGGCCCTGCGGGCGCATGGTCACCGGGTTCTAGTCCAGCGAGGGGCGGGGGTCGGCTCGGGCTTGCCGGACGAGGCTTATGCCAGGGCAGGGGCGGAGTTGGTGGACGATCCGAGCACGATCTATGGTGGGGCTGATCTCATCTACAAGGTTAAGGAACCCATCCCTCCAGAGTGCGAGATGCTCCGGGAAGGTCAGGTGCTGTTTACCTTCCTGCATCTGGCGCCCGCGCCTGAACTCACCAAGCGGCTGCTTGCGCGGCGGGTGGTAGCGGTGGCCTATGAGACTGTGCAGACGCCGGACGGCCGAAAGCCGTTGCTCGAACCGATGAGCGAGATCGCAGGACGGATGGCCGTCCACATCGGAGCGCACTATCTGGCCACCCCGCATGGCGGGCGGGGTGTACTGATCGGCGGAGTGCCCGGGGTTCCCCCCGCCACCGTGGTGATCCTGGGTGGCGGAACCGTCGGAGCTAATGCCGCGAAGGTGGCGGCGGGTATGGGCGCCTGGGTCTATCTGTTGGACGTGGACCAGGCCCGCATGCGCTACCTTGACGAGATCCTTCCCGAGAATGTGACGACCCTCATTTCAAATTCGATGAGCATCGAGGAGTGCGTGCGGCGGGCCGACATCCTGATCGGTGCCGTCTACATTTCCGGGGCCAGGGCCCCGAAGCTGGTGACCAGAGAGATGGTCACGCTCATGAAGCCGGGATCGGTCATCGTCGATGTAGCCATCGACCAGGGCGGCTGCATCGAGACCAGTCGCTCCACCTCTCATAGCGATCCCGTCTATGTCGTGGACGGTATCTTGCACTACTGTGTCGCCAACATGCCCGGCGCCTTCGCCAGGACCTCGACCTTTGCCCTCACCAACGTCACCCTTCCCTACGCGCTCCGGCTCGCCGACAGCGGGTGGCGCCGGGCCGTCCTGGAGTGCCCGCAGCTGTCGCTGGGATTGAACATCGCGCTCGGGCACGTCACCCATCCCGCTGTGGCCGACGCGCATGGCCTGGCCTACCTGCCGCCCCTGGAAGCGGCGAAGGCTTAG